In Ruminococcaceae bacterium BL-4, one DNA window encodes the following:
- a CDS encoding Peptidase, translating to MRFFDLHCDTLTMSGLLKKVPLRRNNGHLDFVRLKNTGAIAQCFAIWIPTHRCAQKYGIKDSPWEFYQKAKSLFKEELQKNSDLIAPALKIEDVEQNMKNELVSAILTIEDSVLLSGSLEKLETLYRDGVRLMTLTWNYENSLGYPNNRDEAKTNLGLKPFGKEAVLRMMDLGIAVDVSHLSDGGFYNVAELSQKMHIPFLASHSCARSLQAHPRNLTDEMLHILGDCGGICGVNFEDSFLPGTENHLTKIADIVRCACYLCNQAGIDAVAIGSDFDGIESNLEMGGYEGLPLLAEALNKKLPASQVEKICYRNAMRFFGASIH from the coding sequence ATGCGCTTTTTTGATCTTCACTGTGATACACTAACGATGAGCGGACTTTTAAAAAAAGTTCCTCTTCGCCGGAATAACGGTCATCTTGATTTTGTTCGCCTGAAAAACACCGGTGCCATTGCACAATGTTTTGCAATCTGGATTCCGACCCACAGATGTGCACAAAAATATGGTATAAAAGATTCTCCATGGGAATTTTATCAAAAAGCAAAGTCTCTTTTTAAAGAAGAGCTGCAAAAGAACAGCGATTTAATTGCACCGGCATTAAAAATAGAAGATGTTGAGCAAAATATGAAAAATGAGCTTGTTTCTGCAATTTTGACTATCGAAGATTCAGTTCTCCTATCTGGCAGCCTCGAAAAGCTGGAAACCCTTTATCGGGATGGAGTACGGTTGATGACACTAACCTGGAACTACGAAAATTCTCTAGGCTATCCCAACAATCGCGATGAAGCGAAAACGAATCTCGGACTAAAACCATTTGGAAAAGAAGCTGTTTTGCGAATGATGGATTTAGGCATTGCAGTAGACGTTTCTCATCTCTCTGATGGGGGCTTTTATAATGTTGCCGAACTGAGTCAAAAAATGCATATTCCATTCCTTGCAAGCCATTCCTGTGCCCGCAGTTTACAAGCGCATCCACGCAATCTTACCGATGAAATGCTGCATATTTTAGGAGACTGCGGTGGAATCTGCGGAGTCAATTTTGAAGACAGCTTTTTGCCGGGCACCGAAAATCACCTGACAAAAATTGCAGATATCGTCCGTTGTGCCTGCTATCTCTGCAACCAGGCAGGAATCGATGCGGTCGCGATCGGCAGCGACTTTGATGGAATCGAAAGCAACCTCGAAATGGGCGGATATGAAGGGCTGCCGCTTCTTGCAGAAGCACTTAACAAAAAACTGCCTGCCTCCCAAGTAGAAAAGATCTGCTACCGAAACGCTATGCGCTTTTTTGGAGCCTCCATTCATTAA
- a CDS encoding F420-dependent NADP oxidoreductase codes for MNVLVVGCGRLGSQIAAIMDSMGHDVAVVDEHPEFFYRLPADFSGMTVAGMPMDLKVLKNAGVENCDMAAVATPDDNLNITVTQIIQQFFKVQNVVTRISDPAREEVFTAFGLRTVCPTNLAGDMIVQALVNPNQSKQMAFGTANAAFHTYPVESFMIGKRLGSIGVNEKEVPFALLQKDGTMILVGKNPDYMIQREDHMIWTEVID; via the coding sequence ATGAATGTTCTAGTGGTGGGATGTGGACGCCTGGGTTCTCAGATCGCTGCAATCATGGATTCTATGGGGCATGACGTAGCAGTCGTGGATGAGCATCCGGAATTTTTTTATCGGCTGCCGGCCGATTTTAGTGGGATGACTGTAGCGGGAATGCCAATGGATCTAAAGGTCCTAAAGAATGCTGGAGTGGAGAACTGCGATATGGCGGCGGTTGCTACTCCGGACGATAATTTAAATATTACGGTGACACAGATTATTCAGCAGTTTTTTAAAGTGCAAAATGTTGTTACTAGAATCAGCGATCCAGCACGAGAAGAAGTGTTTACGGCATTTGGTCTACGGACGGTCTGCCCAACCAACCTTGCCGGCGACATGATTGTGCAGGCACTTGTCAATCCAAATCAGAGTAAACAGATGGCTTTTGGTACCGCTAATGCAGCGTTTCATACTTACCCGGTAGAAAGTTTTATGATTGGAAAGCGGCTTGGCAGTATCGGTGTGAATGAAAAAGAAGTTCCATTTGCTTTGCTGCAGAAGGATGGAACGATGATTTTGGTCGGAAAGAATCCGGATTATATGATTCAGCGGGAAGACCATATGATTTGGACAGAGGTCATTGATTGA
- a CDS encoding Trk system potassium uptake protein trkA, giving the protein MNIVIMGGGKLGRQLALNMLERKNTVQIIEKDRLRSLRLANELDLEVISGNGTELEILKEARTSGADCFLAVSGSDQDNLVACQLAKQTFGVKKVIARANDPRNLTALRVLGVDIVVSSTEIITNMIEQEVNVSEMHLLTTLNRGRAAIVAMTLTEHSAVNGVKLRDVELPKGSLIVSVLRDGQMIIPNGDLAFSSGDEIVAVCEGKSQKDLNRILSR; this is encoded by the coding sequence GTGAATATTGTAATTATGGGTGGCGGCAAGCTTGGTCGTCAGCTGGCCCTTAATATGTTGGAACGAAAAAATACAGTACAGATTATCGAAAAGGATCGTCTGCGGAGTCTGCGCCTTGCAAATGAACTCGATTTAGAGGTTATCTCCGGAAACGGAACGGAACTGGAGATCTTGAAGGAAGCACGGACTTCTGGAGCGGATTGCTTTTTGGCAGTCAGCGGCAGTGACCAAGATAACTTGGTGGCCTGTCAGTTGGCAAAGCAGACTTTCGGTGTAAAAAAGGTGATTGCTCGAGCAAATGATCCGCGAAATTTAACGGCGCTGCGGGTTTTGGGCGTTGATATTGTTGTGAGCAGTACCGAAATTATTACCAATATGATTGAGCAGGAAGTGAACGTCAGTGAGATGCATCTTCTGACGACTCTGAACCGTGGTCGTGCTGCCATCGTAGCAATGACGCTGACCGAGCATTCAGCTGTAAATGGAGTCAAACTGCGGGATGTGGAGCTGCCGAAAGGTTCGCTGATTGTTTCTGTTCTGCGGGATGGACAAATGATTATTCCAAACGGCGATTTGGCCTTTTCTTCGGGAGACGAAATTGTGGCGGTTTGTGAAGGAAAATCACAAAAAGACCTGAATCGAATTTTATCCAGATAG
- a CDS encoding Cob(I)alamin adenosyltransferase — translation MIHYYYGYGKGKTSAALGLGIRACGAGKKVTLLQFLKDNHSAERHILQSLSGFQVIPNPEHLKFTNQMNQSEKKEAALFWQNAFYFAQKTPYDVLILDEVTDATKVGFLSRTDLLLLLHHFSQDRELILTGHEPDPEIEALCDYVTEMKKKKHPFDHGAKARAGIEF, via the coding sequence ATGATTCATTATTATTACGGATATGGAAAAGGAAAAACTTCTGCCGCTTTAGGGCTTGGCATTCGCGCGTGCGGTGCCGGAAAGAAAGTGACCTTGCTGCAATTTTTAAAAGACAATCATTCCGCCGAACGTCATATTCTACAGTCGCTTTCTGGATTTCAGGTAATCCCAAATCCAGAACACCTCAAATTCACAAACCAGATGAATCAAAGTGAAAAGAAAGAAGCCGCTCTTTTTTGGCAGAATGCTTTTTATTTTGCTCAGAAAACGCCTTATGATGTATTAATTTTAGACGAAGTTACTGACGCTACAAAAGTCGGATTCCTTTCTCGGACCGATCTGCTCCTTTTACTTCACCACTTTTCGCAGGATCGGGAGCTCATTCTGACTGGACACGAACCCGATCCGGAAATCGAAGCCCTGTGCGATTATGTAACCGAAATGAAAAAGAAAAAACATCCCTTTGACCATGGCGCAAAGGCCCGCGCAGGGATTGAATTTTAA
- a CDS encoding Serine protease, DegP/HtrA, do-like, translated as MYDPKDEKNFQGNHSDMNNSSLDSRGGKDSETSWEGGCYHSGSQHNDRWQSDSYSSSAPSYQNPAGQNENSRGQWYQNTWQAPNTQPPAKNVREKKNHFGKKGTGKRILACVLICFLVSVATLGGFIALVDNNVIKFGNSGSSGSVFTVNKLIGDTASGVTNTSSTGTTQLLTKQQAAAKVTPAVVCIENYQNTTSNFSGYSKNQQGGSIAGNTASSSNSDVEGTPSSEGSGIIATSDGYIITNAHVVEGATGLKVILSDGSTYQAKLVGSDSVTDLALLKIDATGLTAAEFGSSSDLQVGDDVLAIGNPGGTALNSTVTFGNVSALERQITTSSGYTMKFIQTDAAINPGNSGGALVNLYGQVIGINSNKYTEVGNTTAEGLGFAIPIDTAQPVINDLKQYGYVKDRAMLGVTGTMVDSMTARFYNLQVGYMIESVSNDSLKQAGLQKGDIITKIDDTNVTSSGTITNVVVSKKPGDTVTLEVYHSSSHQTSTITATLIQVKDAS; from the coding sequence ATGTATGATCCCAAGGATGAGAAAAATTTTCAGGGAAATCATTCCGATATGAATAATTCTTCGCTCGATTCTCGTGGGGGAAAAGACAGCGAGACTTCTTGGGAAGGCGGCTGCTATCATTCCGGCTCGCAGCATAATGACAGGTGGCAGTCGGATTCTTATTCTAGTTCTGCTCCCAGCTATCAAAATCCCGCTGGCCAAAATGAAAATTCGAGGGGGCAATGGTATCAGAATACATGGCAAGCTCCCAATACACAGCCTCCCGCAAAAAATGTTCGAGAGAAAAAGAATCATTTCGGAAAAAAGGGAACCGGAAAACGAATTCTTGCTTGTGTGCTGATTTGTTTTTTGGTTTCAGTTGCAACACTTGGTGGATTTATCGCATTGGTGGATAACAATGTCATTAAATTCGGAAATTCCGGCAGCAGCGGCAGCGTTTTTACCGTAAATAAGCTGATCGGTGATACGGCGAGTGGTGTTACGAATACTTCTTCTACCGGAACGACACAGCTTTTAACTAAGCAGCAGGCAGCGGCAAAAGTAACGCCCGCAGTAGTTTGTATTGAGAACTACCAGAATACTACTTCGAATTTTTCAGGCTACAGCAAAAATCAGCAGGGTGGAAGTATTGCTGGAAATACGGCAAGCAGCAGCAATAGCGATGTAGAAGGAACTCCTTCCAGCGAAGGCTCCGGCATCATTGCAACATCAGACGGATATATTATCACCAATGCGCATGTGGTGGAAGGTGCTACCGGTTTAAAAGTGATTTTGTCAGATGGTTCTACCTATCAGGCGAAGCTGGTAGGAAGTGACAGTGTTACAGATCTTGCGCTTTTAAAAATTGATGCAACTGGTCTTACCGCCGCAGAATTTGGCTCCAGCTCCGATCTTCAGGTTGGAGATGATGTTCTGGCAATCGGCAACCCGGGTGGTACCGCACTAAACTCTACGGTTACTTTTGGTAACGTTTCCGCTCTGGAGCGTCAGATCACCACTTCCAGCGGCTATACCATGAAATTTATTCAGACGGATGCGGCCATCAATCCTGGCAATTCCGGGGGAGCACTCGTTAATCTCTATGGGCAGGTAATTGGAATTAATTCCAACAAATATACCGAAGTAGGCAATACTACAGCCGAAGGGTTGGGATTTGCAATTCCGATTGATACGGCTCAGCCTGTTATCAACGATCTCAAACAGTATGGATATGTAAAAGATCGTGCAATGCTGGGTGTTACAGGAACAATGGTCGATTCTATGACAGCTCGTTTCTATAATTTGCAGGTTGGCTATATGATCGAGTCGGTCAGCAATGATTCTTTAAAGCAGGCAGGACTGCAAAAAGGGGATATTATTACAAAGATCGATGATACGAATGTGACCTCTTCCGGAACGATTACAAATGTTGTGGTGAGCAAAAAACCAGGCGATACCGTGACGCTCGAAGTTTATCATTCTTCTTCTCATCAGACTTCAACGATAACAGCTACTCTTATCCAGGTTAAGGATGCTAGTTAA
- a CDS encoding Transcriptional regulator, MerR family, translating into MRLTVHELAKKSGISVRALHYYDEIHLLRPEEVSDSGYRFYGEQQMKRLSQILFFRELEFPLRQIQKILDSPDFDEKKALLSHRHLLVLKKERYDRLIESVDQILKGDSKMDFKAFDKTEYQNAQKAYQEEAQKKWGASKEWKEYQEKMKTKPKKSADIIEEGEVFWKRFAQHLSEKPDSPAVQELVGEWQKYLTENFYTCSDEMLGHLGEMYVSDERFTAYYEQFGKGMAQFVCEAIRAYCKKH; encoded by the coding sequence ATGAGATTAACCGTTCATGAACTTGCAAAAAAATCAGGGATCAGTGTGCGTGCGCTGCATTATTACGATGAAATCCATTTACTTCGTCCGGAAGAAGTAAGCGATTCGGGATATCGTTTTTATGGAGAGCAGCAAATGAAGCGGCTTTCGCAGATTTTGTTTTTCAGAGAACTGGAATTTCCGCTGAGACAGATTCAAAAAATTCTTGATAGCCCCGATTTCGACGAAAAAAAAGCGCTGCTTTCTCATCGTCATCTTCTTGTGCTGAAGAAAGAGCGCTATGACCGGTTGATCGAGTCGGTCGATCAAATTTTGAAAGGAGATTCTAAAATGGATTTTAAAGCATTTGATAAAACTGAATACCAAAATGCGCAGAAGGCGTATCAGGAAGAAGCCCAAAAGAAATGGGGAGCCTCTAAAGAATGGAAGGAGTATCAGGAAAAAATGAAGACAAAGCCGAAAAAATCGGCGGATATTATAGAAGAGGGAGAAGTTTTTTGGAAACGCTTTGCACAGCATCTTTCTGAAAAGCCGGACTCTCCAGCTGTGCAGGAATTAGTCGGAGAATGGCAAAAATATCTGACCGAAAATTTTTATACCTGCAGTGATGAAATGCTGGGCCATCTGGGAGAGATGTATGTATCCGACGAGCGATTTACTGCCTACTATGAACAGTTTGGAAAAGGAATGGCACAGTTTGTTTGTGAAGCAATTAGAGCTTACTGCAAAAAACATTGA
- a CDS encoding conserved membrane protein of unknown function (Evidence 4 : Unknown function but conserved in other organisms) produces the protein MKRDFLHQPISIHEMLPVGALLAVTGGYLDAYTYLIRGGVFANAETGNLVLFAMKLASGDMKVAMRCLVQIVAFFCGVLCAEGIKRRFARRQILAWEHMVILLEMFLLFLTGFVPQTFPDVIVNLTIAFVCALQVNTFRKTAGMPYATTMCTGNLRSGAEHFYRFLFEKDRSEGRAAGRYLFIIVMFALGAVLGAIFSEWLGTQSIWVCCGTLFVIFIMMLVGK, from the coding sequence GTGAAGCGAGATTTCCTGCATCAACCGATTTCGATTCATGAAATGTTGCCGGTAGGAGCATTGCTGGCGGTTACCGGTGGATACCTAGATGCTTATACGTATTTGATTCGCGGCGGAGTTTTTGCGAATGCAGAGACCGGAAATTTGGTTTTATTCGCAATGAAACTAGCGAGCGGCGATATGAAAGTTGCTATGCGGTGCCTTGTGCAGATCGTAGCTTTTTTCTGCGGGGTGCTTTGTGCAGAGGGAATCAAACGGCGTTTTGCAAGACGTCAGATTTTAGCTTGGGAGCATATGGTGATTCTTTTAGAAATGTTCCTTTTGTTTCTGACAGGATTTGTTCCGCAGACGTTCCCTGATGTAATTGTCAATTTGACGATTGCTTTTGTTTGCGCACTGCAGGTGAATACTTTCCGTAAAACAGCTGGGATGCCATATGCGACTACCATGTGTACCGGAAACCTGCGCAGCGGTGCGGAACATTTTTATCGGTTCCTTTTTGAAAAAGACCGATCTGAAGGGCGTGCTGCAGGGAGATATCTATTTATTATCGTGATGTTTGCCCTGGGTGCAGTTCTTGGAGCTATATTCAGCGAATGGTTAGGAACGCAATCAATTTGGGTATGTTGCGGAACCCTTTTTGTGATCTTTATCATGATGCTTGTTGGAAAATAA
- a CDS encoding putative Polysaccharide biosynthesis export protein (Evidence 3 : Putative function from multiple computational evidences; Product type e : enzyme), whose product MNKYKKLLSNTLIFAIGTFSSKVLVFLMLPFVTNVLSKSDYSTATLLQDMGNLLFPIFSLQIVDGIIRFGLDKHYRKPDVFTTGLISVFSGFVVLLLCSPLLSKISFLSFMQGREILVSIFVFTSSLRSVCSQFVRARNMVKLYAFDGILATFTNLTLTLLLLYPFHLGVTGYLLGIILSDALSSIFLFWVADLHKFVRFKGYQKPIFREMTKFTIPLIPSKICFWITNSSDRLMVANMLGDAVNGAFSAAYKIPNLITMLSSIFMDAWQMSAITEEKGRASFFTRVFKALCALIFSGSAVLILLCRPLMSVMTSKDYHEGWIYLPILVIGTAYACLCSFLGTIYIVEKKSFNNMVTTVLGAGVNLILNFLLIAPFGPNGAAFATVCSYLIMFITRVIDTRRFIPINFNVFRITVDTLILVTESVFMIFSIPGWQIWCSVLTIFMLLINLKLLLQTIRKVIPAKKGKALKK is encoded by the coding sequence TTGAATAAATACAAGAAATTATTATCAAACACCCTGATCTTTGCAATCGGCACTTTCAGCTCAAAAGTTCTCGTTTTTTTAATGCTGCCGTTTGTTACCAACGTTTTAAGTAAATCAGACTATAGCACCGCTACACTTTTGCAGGATATGGGCAACCTCCTGTTCCCCATTTTTTCTTTGCAGATTGTCGACGGTATTATCCGCTTTGGTCTTGATAAGCATTACCGGAAACCGGATGTTTTTACTACCGGTTTAATTTCCGTCTTTAGCGGATTTGTTGTCCTGCTGTTATGCTCTCCACTCCTGAGCAAAATCAGTTTTCTGAGCTTTATGCAGGGACGTGAAATCTTAGTTTCCATTTTTGTTTTTACAAGTTCTCTAAGAAGCGTATGCAGCCAATTTGTGCGTGCACGAAACATGGTGAAGCTCTATGCTTTTGATGGGATTCTCGCCACGTTTACCAATCTCACACTGACGCTTCTTTTGCTTTATCCATTCCATTTAGGCGTAACCGGTTATCTTCTGGGAATCATTCTCTCAGATGCTTTAAGCTCCATTTTCCTTTTCTGGGTTGCTGATCTTCATAAATTTGTGCGTTTCAAAGGCTATCAAAAGCCGATTTTTCGGGAAATGACCAAGTTCACTATTCCACTGATTCCCAGCAAAATCTGCTTTTGGATCACAAACTCCAGTGACCGGCTGATGGTTGCAAATATGCTCGGAGATGCTGTCAACGGTGCTTTCTCCGCAGCCTATAAAATTCCAAACCTGATTACTATGCTGAGTTCCATTTTTATGGACGCATGGCAGATGAGTGCTATCACCGAAGAAAAGGGACGTGCCAGTTTTTTCACCAGAGTGTTTAAGGCACTTTGCGCTTTAATTTTTTCCGGAAGTGCTGTTTTGATTCTGCTCTGCCGCCCTTTGATGAGCGTCATGACCAGCAAAGATTATCATGAAGGTTGGATTTACCTTCCAATTCTTGTGATTGGAACAGCCTATGCCTGTCTTTGCAGTTTCCTCGGTACGATCTACATCGTAGAAAAAAAGAGCTTTAATAACATGGTAACGACGGTTTTAGGAGCCGGAGTAAACCTTATTTTAAATTTTCTTTTGATTGCTCCTTTTGGCCCAAACGGTGCTGCATTTGCAACCGTCTGTTCTTACTTAATCATGTTCATTACACGGGTAATCGATACCAGGCGATTTATTCCCATAAACTTCAACGTTTTCCGAATAACTGTGGATACCCTTATTTTGGTTACGGAAAGTGTCTTTATGATTTTCTCAATTCCCGGCTGGCAAATCTGGTGTTCTGTTCTGACCATATTCATGCTTCTAATCAATTTGAAACTTCTCTTACAGACAATTCGGAAAGTTATCCCTGCAAAAAAAGGAAAAGCACTAAAAAAATAA
- the atpD gene encoding V-type ATP synthase subunit D (Evidence 1c : Function from experimental evidences in the studied genus; PubMedId : 18060065; Product type e : enzyme): MASTHINPTRMELTRLKKKLVTATRGHKLLKDKRDELMRQFLDLVRENKALREKVEAGIYKANKNFLLARAGMQNEVLDVALLAPKQEVSVEYGTRNIMSVEIPIFTYHTRTSDPNDIYSYGFAFTSADLDSAVYSLSELLPDMLRLAETEKSCQLMAEEIEKTRRRVNALEHVMIPNLQSSIKYITMKLDENERSTQIRLMKVKDMMLEEAHHYKERLLEEVPQN, encoded by the coding sequence ATGGCTTCGACCCATATTAATCCAACCCGAATGGAACTGACCCGGCTAAAAAAGAAACTCGTAACAGCCACCCGCGGGCACAAGCTGCTTAAAGATAAGCGGGACGAATTGATGCGTCAGTTTTTGGATCTGGTCCGGGAAAATAAGGCACTGCGGGAAAAAGTGGAAGCCGGGATCTATAAAGCCAACAAAAACTTTCTGCTGGCTCGCGCCGGAATGCAAAATGAAGTTCTTGATGTAGCACTTTTAGCACCAAAGCAGGAAGTTTCGGTCGAATACGGAACTCGAAACATCATGAGTGTTGAAATTCCTATTTTCACCTATCATACTCGTACTTCGGACCCGAACGACATTTACTCCTATGGTTTTGCCTTTACGAGCGCAGATCTCGACTCCGCCGTCTATTCACTTTCTGAGCTTCTGCCGGATATGCTTCGTCTTGCAGAAACAGAAAAATCCTGCCAACTAATGGCAGAAGAAATTGAAAAGACCCGCCGGCGTGTAAACGCACTGGAACATGTGATGATTCCAAATCTACAAAGCAGCATCAAATATATTACCATGAAGCTGGACGAAAACGAGCGCAGCACACAGATTCGCCTCATGAAGGTAAAAGATATGATGCTCGAAGAAGCACACCATTACAAGGAACGCCTTTTAGAAGAAGTTCCGCAAAATTAA
- the atpB gene encoding V-type ATP synthase beta chain (Evidence 1c : Function from experimental evidences in the studied genus; PubMedId : 18060065; Product type e : enzyme) → MPKEYKTIQEVAGPLMLVRGVEGVTYDELGEIELSNGEKRRCKVLEIDGSNALVQLFEDSTGINLSNSKVRFLGRSMELGVSEDMLSRVFDGLGRPIDNGPNILPEKRLDINGLPMNPAARNYPQEFIQTGISAIDGLNTLVRGQKLPIFSASGLPHANLAAQIARQAKVIGTDEPFAVVFAAMGITFEEANFFIESFRETGAIDRTVLFINLANDPAVERIATPRMALTAAEYLAFQKDMHVLVIMTDITNYADALREVSAARKEVPGRRGYPGYMYTDLASLYERAGRQKGKSGSITLIPILTMPEDDKTHPIPDLTGYITEGQIILSRELYRKGITPPIDVLPSLSRLKDKGIGEGKTRADHANTMNQLFAAYARGKDAKELMTVLGEAALTDIDKLYAKFADEFEREYVSQGYYTNRSIEETLNIGWKLLSILPRSELKRIKDEYLDKYYGKVQ, encoded by the coding sequence ATGCCTAAAGAATATAAAACAATTCAAGAGGTTGCCGGTCCTCTGATGCTGGTTCGCGGAGTAGAAGGTGTCACCTATGATGAATTAGGCGAAATTGAGCTTTCAAATGGCGAAAAGCGACGCTGCAAAGTTTTGGAAATCGACGGCAGCAATGCACTGGTTCAGCTATTCGAAGACAGTACCGGCATTAACCTTTCCAACAGTAAGGTGCGTTTCTTAGGGCGCAGCATGGAACTGGGTGTCTCCGAAGATATGCTTTCGCGTGTTTTCGACGGTCTTGGCCGTCCAATCGATAATGGTCCTAATATTCTTCCGGAAAAGAGGCTCGATATTAACGGTCTGCCCATGAACCCCGCAGCCCGTAACTACCCGCAGGAATTTATTCAAACCGGCATTTCTGCGATTGACGGTTTAAATACTCTTGTCCGTGGACAAAAGCTGCCGATCTTCTCTGCTTCCGGTCTGCCCCATGCCAATCTTGCCGCCCAAATTGCACGGCAAGCAAAGGTAATCGGCACAGATGAACCTTTTGCGGTTGTCTTTGCCGCAATGGGCATCACTTTTGAGGAAGCAAACTTTTTTATCGAATCCTTCCGTGAGACTGGTGCAATCGACCGTACAGTGCTTTTTATTAATTTAGCAAACGATCCTGCAGTCGAGCGAATCGCAACCCCGCGTATGGCACTGACCGCTGCCGAATACCTAGCCTTCCAGAAAGACATGCACGTTCTTGTCATCATGACCGACATTACGAACTACGCCGATGCTCTGCGTGAAGTTTCTGCCGCACGAAAAGAAGTTCCTGGGCGCCGTGGCTACCCGGGCTACATGTACACGGATTTAGCTTCCCTCTATGAACGTGCCGGACGCCAAAAAGGCAAATCCGGCTCTATCACGCTGATTCCAATCCTGACAATGCCGGAAGACGACAAGACTCACCCGATTCCCGATCTGACCGGATACATTACGGAAGGACAAATTATTCTCTCCCGTGAACTTTATCGAAAAGGAATCACCCCGCCGATCGACGTTTTGCCGAGTCTTTCCCGTCTAAAGGATAAGGGTATCGGTGAAGGCAAAACACGTGCTGACCATGCCAATACGATGAACCAGCTTTTCGCAGCTTATGCCCGCGGCAAAGATGCAAAAGAACTGATGACCGTTTTAGGCGAAGCGGCTCTTACCGATATTGATAAGCTCTATGCAAAATTTGCTGATGAATTTGAGCGAGAATACGTCTCGCAGGGATATTATACCAACCGCAGCATTGAAGAAACGCTGAATATTGGCTGGAAGCTGCTTTCCATTCTGCCGCGCAGTGAATTAAAGCGAATCAAGGACGAATATCTTGACAAATATTATGGGAAAGTCCAATAA